The sequence below is a genomic window from Budorcas taxicolor isolate Tak-1 chromosome 4, Takin1.1, whole genome shotgun sequence.
CCTACATAGATGGTGATTGGTATTTCACATAAACCAAGTTACTCAGCCTCCTTtgctccactaattttcctactacactgtccgtttctaatctctctctatatatctgtaattaaatgttttttcctaggacgcctacTCCGTCTCCctttcgaattaccctggatccactggggctggaccccagcacttatcagtcatatcatttaccATGAGAGGCGAATaacaggtgtatgtgtgtgtggtgtgtgtgtgtgtagtgaggGAACTAACAGTAATTActgcaaaaaaagaagagagtaagaaagagatggaggagacagagaaaaagaaaagaaggaagggagggagggaggaaggaaagaaagtaaaaagacggagggggaggaagaggaagggcaggaggaaagggagggagggaggcaatgATCTCAGTCCATGTCTCACATGGCTCCGTAGAGCCCACAGATCCGTTATAGATGCTTAAAGACAATAGGTAAAAAGATCCTAAGCTTATGATAGCTATTTTCACTTTACATTGAACAGAAGGAAATTGCCAAAAGGAGTTTTTTTTCACTTGGGATATAGAGCAAAACGAAAATTTAGTCTTATTCGGACCCGGTTTCCATATGATacgtcagtcagtcagttcagtcactcagtcttgtctgactctttgcgaccctatggactgcatcacaccaggcctccctgtccatcaccaactcttggagctcactcaaactcatgtccattgagtcagtgatgccatccagccatctcatcctctgtcatccccttctcctcccgccttcaatctttcccagcatcagggtcttattcaaatgagtcagttctattcatcaagtggccaaagtattggagttttcacttcagcatcagtccttccaatgaatattcaggactgatttcctttaagatggattggttggatctcatGCGTAATTCTCATTCAATTTCATGAGTATCGATGCACCAGGTATATTAACAAACAAAGACTACATCTTTTCCACACAAAATCATTCTTTGGGGTTATTTCTGTTTAATCAGCACTAGGGGAAACGTGACAATACCTGTTCGCTGAATGGAAGACCCTGGAGTGGCCACagtgggtgagggtggggagaagaAAAGTGAGCACAGGAAGCAAGTCTGTGGGACAGGGTGGTGAGGGGCCCTGGGCGACTTGGAAGGGGCATGCAGGGTCCAGGCAAGGGTCTCTGGCTGCTCACAGTACAATGACAGCCGTGGTCTTCTccttggagggggaggggggcactGAATTCTCCCCCAGCAGATTCCTCTCTGACCCTTCTTCATcctgctgaaaaaagaaaaacaggaagaaaatcaatCCTCGGGAGGCAAAGGATGGGACAGAGTCAGCTCCACTTGGCAATCaggcaaaggaaagaaggagggaaggaaaagctGATGGAAGAAGGGGAGCTAGACAAGATCTAggccagaaaagagagaaagtgcGGAACTGACAACAAAGAAGCTGGGGAGGCAGATGTTAACCCAGGTCAAAGTGATGGGGTCACCTTCCCCAGACAGCGAAGGGCAGAGCCCAGCACAGGCAAAGGCTGAGTGAGGGGGGCATGACCTCGGCTCAGCCGTGTTCCTGCCCCCCTGTAGTTCCCTAGAGCCACACCAGCCAGACCTGCCCTTTCCCTGCatgatgtgtgtgctcagtcgcttcagtcgtgtctgactctctgtgacccagtggaccggagcccaccaggctcctctgtctttgggattctccagacaagaatactggagtgggctgccatttcctcctccaggggatctttctcccTAACAGCTCACCAGGGCCCGGGAGCTCTGGCCACAGAAGCTTCGAAGACCCATGCCCAGGGAAGCCAAGGACACAATGACCTGCAGAGCACAGATAGCCAGGAGCAGAGCACGGATTCCTAGGAACAAATCCtaaagataaaggagaaaaaacagttACAGTCAGGAGTCAGCTCCTGTGATTCCTCTGTTACTCTCATCTTGCTAGGAGGTATCAGAGTCTGTTCAACTAACTCCTTCTCACCCAGAAGCAGATTGCATTTTCCAACCACAGGGGCAGACAGTCTCCATCCCATTTGCTTGTCTGCAGGGTGACCTTACCACACCCTGTGAAGAGGTGGAGACTATTGCTCAACCCCCTGGAATCTGGAATCAAAGCCTGGGAATGCTTTGATCAACAacatacaatggaagtgacactAGGGCCTGGCAGCTTCCATTGCCTACATCTTAAAATGCTCACAGTGGGATGCTGCCTATTGTAACCCAGTTGCCCAAGCCACACAGAGAAGCCATTGTAGCCTCCCTGGCTGGTACTCCCCAGCTGAGCCCCCTGACATGTGAGTGTGCCATCTTGGCAGTCCAGCCAATCAAACTCCTGGATGACTTCACACCCAACTGACCCATGACTGCAACTGCCTGAGAAAACCCAAGTGAGGACTGCCCATGTAAGCCTAGTCAACCCACAGAATGTGAGACATACTAACCAACTGCAGTGTTAAGTCACTGCATTTGGGGGCCGTGTGTTACCTGGCAGGGGATGAGTGATAGCAGTCACACACCAGGAAAGACAGAAGGGTGGCTCATGATATCCTGTCCCCTCTTTGCTCCTCATCCCCTTTGATTCAGGGAATGATCATGCCCGGAGATCTGAACggtgtcttcaatttaagttaaAACCTCCTGAACCAACAAGGTCAGATGAGGTCCACGCTCAGAGGGCCTccgtgtctgccctctggtgcccCAGTCCCCCAATTTACAGCTATGATGTGTTCTTGGAAGATTGACTCTCCTTTCTCACCATCAGCATTTGCATGTATCTTCTGCAGTTCTCCTCCTCCCACGATGAATAGGAACTTCTTCGCTGGTACCAAGAGGTGGGGGTGACAGGGACTAAGGAATCACACACGGAGCTGATGTCATAGAAGCCATCACCTTCCCAGAGGAAGCTATTCACACAGAAGATGACAGCAGCCACGGCCGTGGCGATGCCAGCCAGAGTGAGCAGACCTGATGCGCAGCCCTAgaagagagaggttcaagaggcgGTCCCCCTCCATGGATGGCAGAGCCGTGGGGTCCCAGCCTCAAACCAACCTCCTCTTCCCCAGCTTCCTGGCCCAGGATAAAAACCCTTCCTACCCTTCCAGGAAAGATCTTAGGATATTTGAAACCAAAGGagtgaagacagaaaaatagagcAGGAAAACAGACATCGTAGGGGGACAGAGGACAAGGTGGGGCAGAGGATGCCTGACTCACCGAGAGTTTGCCCCGGCGCTTCTCGTGGACAATAGCCCCAACGCCTGCTGCAATGGCCTAGGAAGAGAAGACACCAGAAAAGCCCTCCAGTTGACCGTCTCCCATCACACTTCTTCCAACAGGCCCCAGAACAGCCAGTTTGAAGCAGGATCCAAGAGCCATGCAAAAAAACCTAGCAGGCAGACAGGACTCCCTTTACAACTGCCCGACTCTTCCCAGCCACGCCTTCAAGAGGAAAACGGAGGGTGGAAGGGTTTTGCCCACCCCCTAAGGCAGCCTCCTcatcactgttgttcagtcactaagaggtgtccgactctttgcgaccccatggactgcagcaggccagacttccctgtccttcaccatctcctgagcttgcccaaactcttgtcccattgagtcggtgatgccatccaaccatctcatcccaccGGCGTCCTCATAACATAAGGCATTTATTTGGTCCCTGGGCCTGTGGTCCCTTCCCCCGATCCCTGACCCAGATCCAAAGGAACTTTCTTTCTCCTTGTCCATGACCACTTGCCTCCCAAGGAGATCACAGCCCTTccctcccatccaagtactagccaggcctggccctgctTAACGTCCAAGGTCAGATGAAATCGGGAGTCCTCAGGATGGTATGGCCGCAGACTCATAACCCCTTTCTTACTCACCACAAACCCTGCCCACAAGGCACAGCCCGAGGCACGCAGCCAAATCCAGGGTCCCAAGTAGAGAAGCCCACCGAGGGCACAGCTGATCGCCCCGAGCAACAGCTGGGTCACCTGCAAGAGATGGGGAAAGCCACGCCCCTTCCCATGAGCCTACACGTTCCCGGCGCAGCCACCCAGCTCCCAGCTCCTGGAGAGCACAGCTGATCGCCCCAAGCAACAGCTGGGTCACCTGCAAGAGATGGGGAAAGCCACGCGCCTTGCCATGAGCCCACGCACTCGGGGCGCAGCCCTGGAGATGGCTCCCCTCTCTTGCCCTGCCTTGACTTCTCTGCTTGGATTCTGAAAGTTCTATCCATGAAGCAGTGCATCCTGCTTCTCCCTCACCCCTCTGACTTGACAGCATTTTATCCTTCATTCTTTCCTAAATCCCAGTTTTCCTAAATACCACACCTTGTCATCCCACTTGATGCTTCCtgcttcttttctcctctttttcccaTGGGAAGCCCACCATCCTGTCCAGGATGGGCCACAAAGACCTCCTTCCAGAAAGGAGTGTGGTTGGCTgacagcctgggcttccctggtggcttagacggtaaggaatctgccggcaatgcaggagacccaggtttaatccttgggtcgggaaaatcccctggagaagggaatggccacccactccagtattctggcctggagaatcccatggacagaggagcctggtgggctccagtccatgcggtcacaaagagtcaaacacgactgagcgacttgcacacTTCACTAGCTGACAGCCTGCAGTGGTCAGCGTCTTTGGGGTCCCCTCATCTTTCAAGCCGAAGGCACATTCTTTAGGGATAGCTGCCCAGCAAGGACTAAGCAAGGTGGTGGTTCGAGGGCCATTTCCACCTAGAACGGGACTCCTATGGTGGGCAGTCTTTGCTCCCAAGCTCCCTACTGGGCTACTACAGACCTCATCAGGGCTCCATCAAGACCTCCTCTCTCCCCCTGCCCACTCCTGCCCTTTTCACTGCATGATGTTACACCCCAGTAAACCTTTTGCACACCTAGCTCCCCACTGGGTGTCTGTTTCCTGGAGGATCTGACTATCACGGCTTCTTGGACGTCACCACCTACATGGATATCATCAGCTACATGTCCTGCCAGCCTCTCAGATTCATCACATCCAAATGCCAGACCCCATCCCCCACACCGCCAGGGTCTGCCTTGCTGACTTCCAGCGCTCCAGTCTTCTGGTCACTCTCACTCCAAACCTCAGCATCCTCTCAAACTCCTCTCCTCTCTGGTGCCCCAAGTCCACCCACTCCCaagtgacccccccccccccaccgaaGACTTGGACTCCACTCTCTCCTCCTCATTTTTGCTGTAACCTCGCAGATGCTGACCCTCCATACATCTTACCTGGACACCACCTGGCTGGGAGGCTGCCTGAAACTCAGGtacctgccccgaatccctccatGTCCAATCCTTCCCACCATTGAAGCTGATCCAGGACGAACTCTTCAGCTAGTCACTCAAGGCTCTCAGCAATACTGGTTTATATTTCCAGTCTAATCAGCCAGGAGTCCCATTCTCTTTACTCTGACAGAACCTGCCCTATGCTTTCTGGCTTCTTTGCCTTTGTCCTAGGCATTCTCAAAACCTGAAATTCCTTTCCTCCCATCCTCCACCTCTATCTGTTAAACACATTGCTTCTCCATTCAAGGTCTGGCTCAGATGCCATCCCTTGCAGGAGGCCCTCTGCAGGAGGCCGTCCTGTCTTCCAAGCACATCACCTGTTGTTGTTcaaccactcagtcgtgtccaattctttgcagccccatggactgcagcacaccaggcttccctgtccatcaccaactcccagagcttgcttacaagctcatgtccattgaatcagtgataccaaacaaccatctcatcttctgccaccctcttctccttttgcctttgatctttcccagcatcagggtctttaccgaTGAggtggctcttcgcatcaggtggccacctGATCTACCTTTGCCTCTAGGCGTTTGTGCAGTTGCCTGACCCTTCTGAGGAATGCTGAGCACCTTGAGGTGATCATCGAGGGATTCTGGCTTCAGCCTTCCCCGCAACGTGCCTATCATATCGCCTGGCATCTGTAGGCCCTCCGTCCACATGGGTTCGAAAGCCTCCAGCGATCCTTCCACCTGCTCACCCCTACCTCTGGCTGGGGCTGCTCATACTGCACCAGAGAAACAATCCCTTACTTCTTTCCATCTCAATCTCTGTGTCGAAACTTCCAAACAAGCAGGGATACAAGTTGTGAGTTTTCATGGGGATTTTACTCACTTCCTTTTCTCACATCATATTGGAGAAGGAGTGTTACCTGCCTCTGCGTCACCGTGCTAACCCATCTCTCCAGCCAGCCCACTCTTACCCCTAGTGCCAGCTGTCCATAGCCTATCCTGGCCTTGGCAGGACGGTGAGACAGGCGctccaccagggaactcccagctTTTAGCAGTTGTGCCAAAGCGGATTCCTGGTGGATGTGGATGTCAATGTGGGTGGGCTGGGAGAGCGTAGAGCCCACATCAACTCCATTCACAGTCAGCGTGTTCTGGGCCATCCTTCCTGCTGGGGAGATGTACAGGAGTGAGGTCTGAGagctgaggaagaagaaaaggaatacaCAGCATGAGTGCAGGGTAAGAAAATAGTCTCCATGTCAAGTCccggcatgtgagatctcagttctctgaccagggatcaaacccatgccccagcCTAgaaagttcagagtcttaaccactgaaccaccagggaagtccccgatcTTAATTTGGAATACAAATCTGAATCATTTGTAGAGTTTTCATCACATGTATCCTGGGATCTCTTCCCCAAATGGTCAGATACAGTTTGTCTggggtttgggattaacaaaGAAAGGAATATGAATTATTTTAGCAGCATGGTGTGTATATTTACACATAATACTtttatatggtaaaaaaaaaaatcaaaagataagTAAGTGTATACTGCTAAAATCCTCTCTCCTATTATAATTATACCAATTATATATCTTTCTCTCATAGCCAGCTAGTTACCTTCCAGGCAGAAAAATATTACCATTTTCTAATATGCTTCCTGTGACTGTTCCAATCCACTTCTATGACTATTCCAATACTGTTAATTCTCCCATTATGACTGTGGTTGACTTTCTTTTCATGTTTAAGaccctttttcctcttcttttctgagctTCCCTTTCATATCCTATGACTGccctgttttattgttttgttttggtctttACAGGAGTTCTTTGTGTGTTTGAAAAATTACCATCTGTGACATGACTTGCAGATAGGGCtttaatatttgtaatttatttttgacttagcttgtatttttatataatcaaaattttcagtcattttttcaTGATTTCTGGGTTACATAGCATACTTAAAAAGGACTTTGCCATGTCCAgatcataaaataataattcttccctgttttcttctaagtgcttttatgttttcagttttcacattTAAATGTTGATCTATCTGGAACTTACCTTGTAAGCTGGGGAAAAATGGAcccaaattgttttttttttttaagatgttaaacttttgaaaatatatccTGTTTATGGAATGCATCATCCTTCTCCCATTGATTTAAAATGCTCCCTGGAGCAAAAGTGAAATTCCCATAGGAAACCAAGTCTGTTTTACTCTTTAACTGGCCCATTGGTGGATCTGATGAGTCATGCACCATGACCAtaagttttaattataaatacaGAGTTTCATAtttagctgagctatttcattgACCCCCTCACCATGTTACTTTTCTCTTTGATGGCCACTTTTGCTAGATTACTTCTCCTTGCGTATTTTGGAATCAACTTGCCTTGTTCCAAAAGAAATCCCCTAGAAGCAATTCTCATGGTCATCCTAATGATCACTGTTTAAATCATAGCATTATTAATAACGATTCTAATAACATCAGCGAGGATGATAAATTTAAAGTCTTCCCATCTGTATTGTATAAGCTTCTCAGAGCAGCTTCCTGCTTCACCTACCTGGCCTCCTGTGAAGGATACAAGTCGGGTGTCTGATGATTCTGCAGATGTGCAAGGAGGTTCAGACCTGTTCACAGACCCATCCCAGGAAGCCCAGTCAGAATTCCAGCCAGATCATCCTTGGGCTCCAGGGACGAGCATCATATTAAGGCCCAGAAAGTGGCTTAGGCTCCAGCTGCCTCCAAGTCTTCTGGGTACCAcctctttccccccaccccccatgtcCTCTGGGTACCACCtcttcccccctccacccccccccaAGTCCTCTGGGTACTGCTATCTctcccctccaccctcctccaAGCCTCTGGGTACCAGTACTTCCCCCCTACCCCCTCCAAGTCCTCTGGGTACCACCACTTCCCCCCTCCACACCCCACTCCCAACTCCAGTCCCCAGATCAGCCTAGATTCCTGCTCTTCCTCTGAGCCAGGCCAGCCCCATGAAGGTTCCCTTTCACGCCACCCTGACTTCAGGCTAAGGAGCTCTTCCTTGCAGCCCTGGACCCTGCTCTCTGCCCGGCTCCTCCCTATTCCCCCTCAAGCTGGAGAGAACCGGCCAGAGCCCATGCTATACTCTGGGCCCTCCACCTTCCACCTTTCCTACCAAAAGACCTCTCACCACAAACCCTCCTTAGCCTCAGCCGCCTCACCCCTGGAATAGAGGCATGAGGCACTAGGGAGGAACAGCCGCCCATTTGATGTGGCCAGACATGGGCTCCCGGCCCTCCCCAGGCATTTTTCTAGGGTCCCTTCCTCTCGCTAATGTATCCCTTCCTTCCAAGCAGGTCCTAGGGGAACCAGAAACCGGGCAGAATGGCATCCTGTGAGACAGGATGGGGGCTTTGGGGACTGGTCTTGGAGCCTCCTAGAgagagttggggggtggggtctggCAGTGAGTGTCTCCTGGAAGGGGGGATCATCTAGGCTGTAAAGGCTCTTCTCACCTGCTGTCCTGTGGGAGCCAGCGGCCGAGCcgggcagagctgggaggagcTGCCCAGAGCTGAGACCCACTGGGGGGTGGGAGAGAGCAGAAGGAGGGATGGAGTGATGAGGACCTGACCTTCAGCATCTTGACTTCCCAGAAAGAAGCTGGGCCAAAGGGGCCCCTCTAGGGGGGTTTGGTCTTGAGTAGACAGTCAGGCTGGCCAGAGAAggcagagaacacacacacacacacacactctggcaTGTCCATACCTACTCAGACAGCACACACACTGGGGGAATTCTTGATCAGAAAGCCCCTGCCCTAGTGGGGACGGGAGACAGAATGGCCTCTTAGGGTTTCCCAAGGCTGGTCAGCTCTTCCATCTCCCAGGCCACCCACCTGGCCCTTGCGCTCTCCCAGACACCAGAGCCCAGCTTTCCCCAGAAGCTGGAAAACCTTGGAGGGGCCCTATGCTCCAGCTGGGAAGTTGCCTCATCCTTCCCTGCTGGCACTCCACCAAGTGCCTCCCGCTTCTGCCTGCTCGggtctccccagccctgcccaccattCTCCACTGCCGGTCCCTAAGGAGAGCAGGTAAGGCAGGTCCATAGCCTGGGGGGACCCTTTCCCCCAAGACCCTTCTCAGAGGAGGCCCCACCCTGCCGCCACAGGCCCTCCAGAACTTGctgggcagggagagagggagggaccaACCTCCCCTGCAGAGGAGGGGCCTCCAGGAAGGTACAGGTGTGGGGGGCCAGGTGCACTGATGCCAAATAGTTCCCACCTTTGGTCTCCATCTCCACCCATGGCTTCATCCTTCATCCTGggttggtggggtggggagggcagttaGAACAGGACTGAGGAGCCATTGGTGAGGAGAGAAGTATTTAGGGGTTGCTGGAGGGTCCCCAGACTCAGCTAGGGAACAGCTGCTTCTGGAGAAGTTCAGCAGGCAGCCAGGACTCGGTTCTGCCCAGCAGCCAGAGGGCTCCGAAggggaagaggcagagagaggagccaGGGGCGGGGGTACTGGGGTGCCACAAGCctgctgggggcagaggggagaagTGAGAACTCTGGGCCATGGCCTGGTCCAGCCCCCAAGGTGGTGGGAGGAGGATGAAGGGAAGGTCTGGGGTGAAGGGGAGGCCCCATGAACCAAGCAGTGGCCCCAGCCTCGGGAGACTCAAGCATCCTTCATGAGATGCCCCCTCAAGACAGGTCCTGGGTGCTGCTCTGTGACCCAGGGTGGTGTGGGGGGGTCTCCGCCAGCTCCTGTGGAATCCGTGCCAACCTCCTCCTGCCCACTCTTCGCCCCCGAcactcccttcctccctgccagGCAGGTGTCCAGAGGCATGGAGACAGTGGACCACAGGGAGGCGGCCCCCAGGGCTCCCCAGCCTGTCTGCATCCAGCTGCACTTCCACCACGAGTCGGGTCTGGCCAAGCTCCTGCTAGGCGGGTGCTCCCTGCTGcagcctctcctcctgcccaggcCCCACGCCACCTCCCAGGCCCTGGGCCGCCACAGGCTGCTGGTGACCTCCTGGGTGAGTAAGGCTGCCAGCCGCGAGGGGCGTGGACAGGTGCCCAGGCTCCCCAGACCTGGAAGGGGAAGCCCCTCTCCCCTCGCTATGCAAGCTCCGTGCCAGCCTCACTCCGAACAGGATGCTAAGCCAGTCTTATCTTCTAAGCGGAGATCAAGTTCCTGCTTTTCCCCCCACTTACCTCTCAGTGAGAGCTGTAGGTAGGGTAGGTTATGGGCTGAAGGGTGCAAAGGAGCCCCTGACCATTTAAAGTCCCAGCTGGGA
It includes:
- the TMEM176B gene encoding transmembrane protein 176B; this encodes MAQNTLTVNGVDVGSTLSQPTHIDIHIHQESALAQLLKAGSSLVERLSHRPAKARIGYGQLALGVTQLLLGAISCALGGLLYLGPWIWLRASGCALWAGFVAIAAGVGAIVHEKRRGKLSGCASGLLTLAGIATAVAAVIFCVNSFLWEGDGFYDISSVCDSLVPVTPTSWYQRRSSYSSWEEENCRRYMQMLMDLFLGIRALLLAICALQVIVSLASLGMGLRSFCGQSSRALQDEEGSERNLLGENSVPPSPSKEKTTAVIVL